AATATCAAGTTACAAGCAATGCTGCTAGCGCCCATGAGGGGATGCGATCGCCGGAAGTATCGCCTGGAACCCTCAGCACAGCAGACATCTTGGCGCAATTGGGAACGGGGTTATACCTATCTAATTTGCATTACCTGAACTGGAGCGATCGCACCGGCGGACGAATTACGGGGATGACCCGCTATGCCTGCTTTTGGGTGGAGCAGGGTGAAATTATTGCACCGATTAAAGATCTGCGGTTTGATGACAGTCTTTATGAATTTTTAGGTACAAAGTTAGAGAACCTCACCGACACCCAGGAATTTATCCCTTGTGTGGACACCTATGGCGCTCGCTCCTTGGGTGGTTCTCTGATGCCAGGATTACTGGTTAATGACTTTACCTTTACCCTGTAACCCAGTATGAGTAGCAGTTTTAAGCCTGACGCCTTGTCTATGTCTCAAAAGTGATATTGGATAATTGCTAAATGTCCAACAAGTAGCGGTCTAGATTTACTTGTGCTCCCTTCTCTGTGGAGTTTACATCACGAAAATGGAATGGTATTCCACCACAATTTGTGATGGTCTTCAGTTAACTTTCATCAAACGATTGAAATCAGCAGTTGCTAAAGGGCTAAAAGGTAATTTCTGTATTATTGATCCGCTGCATCGATTTGTTATTCATCTCAAGTTAGCTGCTGATCGGCTCTCGTGTATCGCCCTGATTCCAACTCAGCATCAAGAACCGCGCGGAGAGCTTCGACAAACTCCCTCTTGCAAGCTGGGTCGACACTGCCTCCATCATCTAATAAACTCATGTCGCTGAGTTCGTCGGCTATCAATCGCTCGGGCAGATACTTCCATCTACGCAGCAGGTACTCATATGCTGCCAAGTAGGCTTGTTCAACAGTAATTTCGTCAGAATATTCAGTCATTTACAGCAAATGATTGGTAGCTTGCTATGAGTCATCTCTTCTACTCCGTTCCCAGTCATTCCAATATTTTTTGCATGCCAGAGACAGATTGGTGTAGGTAACTAAAACACCGTTGTCCAGCTCACAAGCGGCATCCACGTAGTTTAGATACAGTATGCCATTAGTACAGCAGACTGAGATGTGGCACTCCTCATCTTTTGCGCTCAGGATTTCGAGGTCACAATCCCTCAATTGAGTGAGATCTTTGGAAAGCTCTGAGTTCTCGAAGGGGATGAATGCCGCATTACTACAACTGTGAAGGTGTACCCAGAGAAACTTAGACCCACTGGCTAGTACATCACATAGATACTCTACTTCGACCTTCACAGAGATGTCGCCGGGACACTCACCACTGAAAGCGACAATGCTACCGTCGTGTAGCAGGTTCCAGATATTAACACAGGAACTCATCAGAACTCAGGTCACTATGGTTGGTTACCCTCACAATTGAGGACTTGCGGCATAACAGTTTGCTTAGCCGCATTCGTTCCAGATCCGCTGGCCACAGAAGAATTATCAGTAGATGTCCGTTGCAGCACAGTGTAATGCCACCGCCGACGCGATTAATTCGATTCCGCTTCACCAGAAGTTATTTGTTGGATCTTTTGCTCTAAAGCATCCTCCCAGTTTGGATCACCAGGATTGATTGTAATCATTCGCCCTGACGCTTTTGAGCGATCAACGTAGACCTGAAAGGCATTGATGTCTTCTCGATGAGCTAAGACATACTGACGTAACTTGTCAAGATTCATCTTGTCAAAATTAGCTTGTGTCATGGCTCATACCCTCCACTTGGCTTGATCTCAAAATCTAGACTGTCCCCAGCGAGCACATACAAGTTACCCGTTCGCTCATCGATCCTGACAAGTTCAACAGATCTAAACTGCCATCCAGGGTAAATTACGTTGGTCAGGCGATAGCAGAGTCTATAAAGCCCTTGAGCTTGCTCATCATTTGGTTCCATGTTTGTTCAGTTTAACCTAACCCACTGATGATAGCGGCTTGGAGCTTTGCACACACAGATAGGCTCACTGGAGTGAGCAAATAGACACAAAGAATACAGTAGCTGTGTAAATCGAGCGTCCGAAGTAGTGCTTATTAGGCAGCAACTTCTATATAGGTCGATGAGGTGGATGGCTCAGGGATCTTATACCCTTCTAACTTTAGTCCATTCAAATGAAACTCGATAGCTTCACGCATATTTTGTTCAACCTCTTCGTATGTTAATCCAGTTGAAACACAGCCAGGTAAATCAGGTGAATAAGCTGAATATCCAGTCTTTGTTTGTTCAATTATGGTGAGATAACGCATTATTTCAAGCCCGCTTGTTTTAAGATACTATTCAAAGTCCCTGCTGCAAGATCATCACTCAGTTTTCCTGAAACAGTTACTAACCCAGTTTTTGTGGAATGTTTGTACTGACGATGACTACCTTTTGTTCGAGCACCGACACGCCCAGCCCAGTGGCACCAGTGCATGCGATTGTTATCCGCTTTGTGCCTCGACCGTATGTCCTTTGAGATAGTCTCGTAGAGCAGCATTGACAGCCTCGTCATCTGGGAATGTGTCCTTCAGATCATCGGCTATCCAGACTATTTGGGGATGGTGCTTTGCTTTGGATGCATACTTGCTACGCACCACGCCTTTCAACTGTGTAAAGTCATACTCTGGCAGCATATCACCAGGATCTGGATCAGCCATCATTGTAGTTTTCTCGTTCGCATTTGGTTGCCTTCCGAACCCCAATAATGCGGACCACGTCATTCTGGTCGGTGGGCCATACAATTCAGAAGACGGCCCTTGTTGGAGATACCTGTAGTGAGATAACGGTCTTCATCGCCCGAATGCATTGAATCGTAACCAGTCATGCCGTTGGCATCATCGAATACGGCGGAGGCTTTGTAAAAGCTAACACCATGTTTGGCAAGATTGATTGCAGCTTTGGCAGCATTCCATTCAAAGTCCATAAACTGAGTCGATAATTACTCAGACAAAGCCTTAAAAGTCACTTTGAGACCATCTCGGGGACGAGGCGAAGGCACAACCATTAAATCTAGATTTTGGTCAGGCAACAATTGCCAGTCATAATGCCGCAGCAGAGTTGCAGCAAAGATTTTCATCTCCAAACGCGCAAACTCCTTGCCCAGGCATTCTCGAATCCCGCCACCAAAAGGGAAATAGCCAAATTTCTGCCGTTCTGCACTTTGCTGAGCCAGCGCCTCAGGGCTAAACCGTTCCGGGTCAAACTGCTTAGGGTTTGCATATAGCCCTGGATCTTCATGGGTACCGCCAATGGAGCAGAGAACCGACCAACCTTGGGGAATTTGATATCCGCCAAACTCACAGGTCTCCAGAACCGACCGAAATACCCCACCCACAGGGGGAATAAGCCGCATCACTTCCGTCAATACCTGTTCTAAGTAGGTCATTTCTTTCAACCCTTCTAAGGTTAGCGGACTATCCGTATCCCATTGCTGCTGCTCCTGATGAAGACGGGCTGTAATCTCTGGATGCTGAGCCGTAAGCAAACAGAAGGAGGTGATCGCTGACGTTAAGGTTTCATGACCTGCAAATAGCATCAGCAGCACATTATCTTTCAATTCCTCCTGACTTAGCCCTTGGCCGTCCTCATCACGGGCCTGGATCATTAGCCCTAAGGTGTCATCACCAGGGTCTGACAGGGACTGTCGGGCTTGAATAATGTCTTCTAATTCCCGTAACAGCAGATCACGACAGTGTTTAGCCCGTCCAAACCGTGTCCAAGGCAACGAGATGGGCAAAGAGAATAATCCACCACTCCAGATTTCAAAGTATTGTCCTAAGGGAGTCTTTGAACCCTGATCAAGGCCAACCAATAACTTACAGGCCACATCTAGCGTGAAGTTACGAAGTTCTGGATACCAAGTT
The genomic region above belongs to Acaryochloris sp. CCMEE 5410 and contains:
- a CDS encoding DUF6887 family protein codes for the protein MTQANFDKMNLDKLRQYVLAHREDINAFQVYVDRSKASGRMITINPGDPNWEDALEQKIQQITSGEAESN
- a CDS encoding DUF6888 family protein, with product MEPNDEQAQGLYRLCYRLTNVIYPGWQFRSVELVRIDERTGNLYVLAGDSLDFEIKPSGGYEP
- a CDS encoding type II toxin-antitoxin system HicB family antitoxin, producing MRYLTIIEQTKTGYSAYSPDLPGCVSTGLTYEEVEQNMREAIEFHLNGLKLEGYKIPEPSTSSTYIEVAA
- a CDS encoding type II toxin-antitoxin system HicA family toxin gives rise to the protein MHWCHWAGRVGARTKGSHRQYKHSTKTGLVTVSGKLSDDLAAGTLNSILKQAGLK
- a CDS encoding BrnT family toxin, yielding MDFEWNAAKAAINLAKHGVSFYKASAVFDDANGMTGYDSMHSGDEDRYLTTGISNKGRLLNCMAHRPE
- a CDS encoding cytochrome P450; this encodes MTTSNLSNHPPLPPGSLGLPVIGKSLQFLRDPDFITKQHEAYGAIFKTRLLGRPAIVIRGMEANQFVLTNENKYFVASWPPTTKALLGPLSLVIQTGELHRNRRKLLAQAFKPRTLSTYVGAMSDIAQQYTQRWLQAQTLTWYPELRNFTLDVACKLLVGLDQGSKTPLGQYFEIWSGGLFSLPISLPWTRFGRAKHCRDLLLRELEDIIQARQSLSDPGDDTLGLMIQARDEDGQGLSQEELKDNVLLMLFAGHETLTSAITSFCLLTAQHPEITARLHQEQQQWDTDSPLTLEGLKEMTYLEQVLTEVMRLIPPVGGVFRSVLETCEFGGYQIPQGWSVLCSIGGTHEDPGLYANPKQFDPERFSPEALAQQSAERQKFGYFPFGGGIRECLGKEFARLEMKIFAATLLRHYDWQLLPDQNLDLMVVPSPRPRDGLKVTFKALSE